The following proteins are co-located in the Gossypium hirsutum isolate 1008001.06 chromosome A02, Gossypium_hirsutum_v2.1, whole genome shotgun sequence genome:
- the LOC107952249 gene encoding uncharacterized protein — MFRDVPLEIQGVIFLADLMELPFGEFNLILGMDWLVKHQVSFDCATKRVVLRTEADEKVVGIGERRNYLSNVISALKAEKLVRKGCKAFLAYVSVSDVGDSLVKDIKTIKDFSNAFPEELSGLPPKREVEFRIELLPSTAPVIDDLFDQLQGASVFSKIDLRLGYHQSRVKEADVHKTMFMTRYGHYEFLVMPFGLTNALAAFLDLMNRVFQPYLDQFIVVFIDDILVYSKTEVEHDEHLRVVLHTLREKQLQRKWVEVLRDYSYSIEYHLGKANVVADALSCRAMIDLRAMFTQLSLFDDGSLLAELQFKRRLLQPVRILLWKWERMTMDFVGGLPLTPTKKDSIWVIMDRLIKFAHFIPVRTDYSL; from the exons ATGTTTAGAGATGTTCCCTTGGAGATACAAGGAGTTATCTTTCTGGCTGATCTTATGGAGCTACCTTTCGGGGAATTCAACctaatattgggcatggattggttagttaaACATCAGGTAAGCTTCGATTGTGCCACTAAGCGGGTTGTATTGAGAACTGAGGCAGATGAGAAGGTAGTGGGAATTGGGGAGCGACGAAactatttgagtaatgtaatttCTGCACTAAAGGCCGAGAAATTGGTTCGCAAGGGTTGTAAGGCGTTCTTGGCCTATGTCAGTGTTTCGGATGTTGGAGACTCTTTGGTAAAGGATATCAAGACTATTAAGGATTTTTCGAACGCCTTTCCTGAAGAGCTATCGGGGTTACCTCCAAAACGTGAAGTGGAGTTTAGGATTGAGCTCCTTCCTAGTAcggctccggt gattgatgatctgttcgaccaattgCAAGGAGCATCAGTTTTTTCTAAAATAGATCTCCGGTTGGGGTATCACCAATCGAGAGTTAAAGAGGCTGATGTGCACAAGACGATGTTTatgactcgttatggtcattacgagttcctggtaatgccttttgggctGACAAATGCACTAGCAGCTTTTTTGGATCTGATGAACCGCGTGTTCCAACCCTATCTGGACCAGTTCATagtagtgtttattgatgatattctggtgtattcgaAGACTGAGGttgagcatgatgaacatctccgaGTGGTCCTACATACTTTAAGAGAGAAGCAATT gcagcgtaaaTGGGTTGAGGTTCTTAGGGATTACAGCTAttcgattgaataccatcttggaaaagccaatgtggtggctgatgcactGAGCTGTAGGGCTATGATTGATCTGAGGGCGATGTTCACTCAACTCAGCTTATTCGATGATGGTAGTCTATTAGCTGAACTTCAATTTAAACGGAG gttgcttcagccagttaggATTCTGCTGTGGAAGTGGGAAAGaatgactatggacttcgttggTGGGCTACCCTTAACGCCTACCAAGAAAGATTCAAtatgggtcatcatggatcgattgatCAAGTTtgctcattttatacctgttcgaACTGATTACTCATTGTAG